The bacterium genome includes the window CAAAGGAAGAGCTGAAGTGGTAGTTGTCTCAAACCGTTAAGTTTTGGCCAAATCATGCCGATTTTATTAATTAACCGGTAAATTTTACCCATTTTTTATATGATATTAGGATTTTTTGAATCTATAGGGAAAAATGTCAGGATTTTAATCAAAAATGTCGGAAATTTTGCTATTTTTTGGTTTAATTCCTTATATTTTGTAATAAGCGGGCCTTTTAATTTTAAACAGACATTTATTCATATGGAGCGGATTGGCGTAATGAGTTTGCCTGTAGTTTTAATTACCGCGGGTTTTAGCGGTATGGTGCTGGCCGTGCAAACTTTTTACGGTATGAGTTTTATGAATATCTCGCGGTATGTGGGCCCGATTGTAGGCCTGAGTATGACCCGTGAATTGGGCCCTGTGCTTACAGGGCTTATTGTCGCGGGCAGGATAAGTTCTTCCATGGCGGCTGAACTTGGAACAATGCAGGTTACGGAACAGATTGACGCGCTTTCGACACTTGCGGTTAATCCTTACAGGTATCTTGTTGTTCCAAGGTTAATCGCGTCGCTTGTTATGCTTCCTTTATTAACAGCGGTTGCCGCGGTTACCGGGATTTTGGGAGGGTTGATTGTTTCAGCAAGGGGATTTAATGTCAATCCCGTTCTTTATTTTGATACTACGCGAAATGTTTTATTATTGCGTGATATTTATAACGGTTTGATAAAAGCCTTTTTCTTTGGGATGATTATCGCGGTTGTGGGATGTTATAAAGGATTTTCCACGCACGGCGGCGCGGAAGGAGTCGGATTGTCAACCACAGGCGCCGTGGTCTTGGCTTCGATACTTATTTTAGTGTCGGATTATTATTTGACTATTTTGTTTTTTTAAATGAGACTACAACTTAGCAAGCTAATGCAAAGCTAAGTTGTATGGTCGAATTTACCCCGCACTAAATCTTCTATTAGTGTGAGGTTAACTGATTAGATGAAGTGTTTAAACGATACATAAGGGATTATTTTTGGTATGACGGCCGATTTAGTGCGGGGTTCAATTCGCACTATCATTTCTGTGCGCATGTCATGCTTCATAAATGATGTTCTCATTGAAGGGGAAATTATGTCTGTTTCAACTGAAACAAAGGTTGGTATTATGATTTTTGTTTCACTGGTCATTCTTGCCAGCATGACTTTTACAGTGAGCAAGATAAGTCTGTTCAAAAAACCCGGCGATAAAGTAAAAATGAAATTTGAAGATACCGGCGGGCTTCGTTTATACGATGATGTGCGGATAGCAGGCGTTATTGTAGGAAAAGTAGTTGACATTTACCTGGAAGGTTCAAGCGCGATTGTCGTGGTCCAGTTAAAACCCGAACATCATATCAGGAAAGGCGCCAGGGTAATTATTAATTCTGCCGGACTTCTCGGAGAGGCGTATATCAGCGTTACGCAGGGCCCGGCTACAGGTGAGGTACTTACAGAGTCAAGCCCTCCACTGCTTTCCGAACCGACTGTCAGGGTAGACCAGATTATGGCAAGCATGAACCGTTTTATGGACAGGGCTGAGAACGCGATGAATTTTGATATCCGGCAGGTGATTAAAAACACAGAGGACTTAATTGCAAGCATTAATATGCTTGTGAATGAGAACCGCGCGAATATAAAAGATATTTCAAAAAATATGAGCATCATTTCCAAGGGGCTTACTGAAACCGAGCGTGAGTTCCAGGCAAAACTCGTTTCGATTTTGAGTAATGTTGAGCAGTATTCCCAGACACTTTTCCAGAGAACAATCGCAATTTCTGATGAAATGCTTATTATTACAAAAGATCTGGATAAAGGAATCAACAATACCGGCAATAATATTTCTTCGCTTATCTCAAATTTTAATGCGACAAGCACGGAATTTAACAGGATTGTCCGGACGCTGGCCGAAACCATGAAAAGAGTCGACAATATAGCCGCCCGCGTGGAAAGAGGAGAAGGTGTTATAGGCAAGCTAACGACGAACGCTGAATTGTATGACAACCTGAACGATGTGCTTGTGGAAATCAAAGGAATAAGCACGTCTTTAAACCAGGTAGCAGGCCGTATAGAAAGAGGGGAAGGCACAATAGGGAAGCTGGCAAAAGAAGATGAGCTTTATAACAACCTGAATGAAACTATAGCGAGCGTTAAAGAGCTGTCAGGAAGGGTTAACGAGTATAAAACTTACTGGGGTTACAGGATGGACTACCGTTTTGTAAAACAGGAAGACCAGAAAGATTTTCGAAATACGTTTTCTTTCAAATTTGAACCCAGGCCGGGGAAATATTATTTGCTGGAAATGGTTGATATCGGAGGGAAAGAGAGAGTTTCTCTATTAATCGGTGCGGCAGTAAAAAACTGGCTTACTTTGAAAGCGGGGGTGATCGAGTCAAGCGGTGGTGTGGGTTTGAATTATTATCCTTTTGGCAAAAATTTCAATTTAGGTGTTTCCGCTTATGACTTTGGCAGGTTGTCCAAACCGCAGGTCAGGCTGGAAGGGACATATCAATTAACG containing:
- a CDS encoding ABC transporter permease, yielding MILGFFESIGKNVRILIKNVGNFAIFWFNSLYFVISGPFNFKQTFIHMERIGVMSLPVVLITAGFSGMVLAVQTFYGMSFMNISRYVGPIVGLSMTRELGPVLTGLIVAGRISSSMAAELGTMQVTEQIDALSTLAVNPYRYLVVPRLIASLVMLPLLTAVAAVTGILGGLIVSARGFNVNPVLYFDTTRNVLLLRDIYNGLIKAFFFGMIIAVVGCYKGFSTHGGAEGVGLSTTGAVVLASILILVSDYYLTILFF
- a CDS encoding MlaD family protein; amino-acid sequence: MSVSTETKVGIMIFVSLVILASMTFTVSKISLFKKPGDKVKMKFEDTGGLRLYDDVRIAGVIVGKVVDIYLEGSSAIVVVQLKPEHHIRKGARVIINSAGLLGEAYISVTQGPATGEVLTESSPPLLSEPTVRVDQIMASMNRFMDRAENAMNFDIRQVIKNTEDLIASINMLVNENRANIKDISKNMSIISKGLTETEREFQAKLVSILSNVEQYSQTLFQRTIAISDEMLIITKDLDKGINNTGNNISSLISNFNATSTEFNRIVRTLAETMKRVDNIAARVERGEGVIGKLTTNAELYDNLNDVLVEIKGISTSLNQVAGRIERGEGTIGKLAKEDELYNNLNETIASVKELSGRVNEYKTYWGYRMDYRFVKQEDQKDFRNTFSFKFEPRPGKYYLLEMVDIGGKERVSLLIGAAVKNWLTLKAGVIESSGGVGLNYYPFGKNFNLGVSAYDFGRLSKPQVRLEGTYQLTKNIYFNLGAEDLLLDKSYYAGLNVFIEDRDIKYLLGLVSYVK